A window of Rhodohalobacter sp. 614A genomic DNA:
TCTTTTTGAACGGAATGGTTGGGTTGATCAAATCGCTGGCATTTGCATTCTTCTGTGTTGGAATTACTTTTCTTTTGAATAAATCTTTCGTTCGGTTAAAGCTTTAGAGATATCAAACTGAAAATATCTAAAAGTCGCAGATCAGTCATTGCGAACAAAGTGAAGCAATCCCCGCACATTGATTGCTTTATGATTGCCAAGTCATTACTCCGTGTCTTCTCCAAATGACTCATGAAACCGGTTCCAAAAATTGATTCTTATGGATTTGGACTGGAATAATTACCTGTCAATACTATTTTACTGGTTATGGACACAACCAATTCTTAACCTATACCTGCCATATGAAAAAGATTCCTTTTTTGATTGTCTGCTTGTTCCTGGTTTCACTCCAATCATTCGCTCAACAACCGCTTGATAGTCTGCTGACCGTCCGCGGGTTTGCTATTGCGGCTCCACAAGTAGATGAAGTGGACAGGTTTGTCACTTTTATCGATGAGGAGTTGGCTCCGCGAAATGTTAATACGCTCATTCTTCGGGTTGATTATAACTATCAATATGAAAGCCGGCCTGAGTTGCGTGATTCCATTGCCCTTTCGAAAGCGGATGTAAAAAAGATTGTAGGCGTTGCTAAAAAGCATAACATTCGGATTATTCCACAAGTCAATTTACTGGGACATCAATCCTGGGCGGGCGACCTGGAAAATCTCCTGGAAGTCTACCCGGAATTTGATGAGACACCCGATGTAGAAATGCCCGAAAATTACGAATGGCCGAATGAGGATGGACTCTATTGCAAAAGTTATTGTCCGTTGCATCCCGAAGTTCACTATGTGGTTTTTGATATCGTTGATGAGATTGTGGAGGTTTTTGAAACCGATGCTTTTCATGCCGGAATGGACGAGGTTTTCTATATTGGACACGAGCAATGTCCACGATGTAACGGACGCGATAAAGCGGAATTATTTGCCGGTGAAGTGACGAAAATCAGGAATCATCTTGCTGAAAATGGTGTGGAACTTTGGATTTGGGGCGATCGGCTGATCGACGGCAAAACCACCGGAATCGGTATGTGGGAAGCGAGCATGAACAATACTCACCGCGCCATCGACATGATTCCAAAAGATGTTGTAATCAATGACTGGCACTATGTAAAAGCTTATCCAACCGCTGCTTATTTTGCGATGAAAGGGTTTAAAGTGGTTTCCTGTCCGTGGCGAATACCGGAAGTAGGAGTAGATCATGTGGAAAATATGCTGCGGTTCAGGGAATTATCAACCGATGAAATGAAAGACAACTATTAC
This region includes:
- a CDS encoding family 20 glycosylhydrolase, with amino-acid sequence MKKIPFLIVCLFLVSLQSFAQQPLDSLLTVRGFAIAAPQVDEVDRFVTFIDEELAPRNVNTLILRVDYNYQYESRPELRDSIALSKADVKKIVGVAKKHNIRIIPQVNLLGHQSWAGDLENLLEVYPEFDETPDVEMPENYEWPNEDGLYCKSYCPLHPEVHYVVFDIVDEIVEVFETDAFHAGMDEVFYIGHEQCPRCNGRDKAELFAGEVTKIRNHLAENGVELWIWGDRLIDGKTTGIGMWEASMNNTHRAIDMIPKDVVINDWHYVKAYPTAAYFAMKGFKVVSCPWRIPEVGVDHVENMLRFRELSTDEMKDNYYGVMHTVWSGAGSFMDGYYENRLDEEGGTNTQWHTFKMMYDHVNSLDESKMR